In Conger conger chromosome 9, fConCon1.1, whole genome shotgun sequence, the genomic stretch GGTGTTATCCGCTGGTGAGCTGGAGGCGTGCCACGTGGATAATAACTGCTGGCTCTCTCCTTCGTCGGGTTGTGTTTGGATACTGTGTTTACACCACTCCAGTCAGGCGACCAGCATTCCCTGGGTTTAATGATTTGTCAAGAACATTTGTCAGTGGTCTATAAATAACAGTTCAGCTCTGTCGCTGAACTTGGCCAGACTCTGTGCCatggttgtgggggggggggggtgtttgtgttgcagttttctttcttctttttgttgGCTGGGTGACTTGATAGGGGGAGGGGGCTATTGATTATACATGAATCTTGGATTTGTTGCTCTGAGGGCGGGGGGTAGAGACCTTCCAGCAGAGCGCCCCCTATTGAGCAGTCATTGTATTTAAACAAAAATCTTATTTCTCAAATGGTAGTACAGCACAATCATACCAATCAATTATAGCCGCTTCTTTTTCGTGTTGGGGGGTCTGTAAATGGTCGCCCTGGGCTCTGCGGGGGTTTCCTAAATCTCAGAAGGGAGTGAGGGTGTAGGCAGGAAAGGACTGCTGAAGGGCCTTTTGAACACTTCCAGCCCTCTTCtccgttttcttttttaaagtgtCGCCTTAGAATCGCGTTTATCATTTCTGGTCAATTCGTATATCAATTCTGATTTCTGTTCACAACAGCGGCGTTATTTCCTTCTGTCACGTATACAGACAACACCACAGACGAGGACGTAAGCTCCAGAGGAGGGGTGACCGCACCCAAGGCAGAGGGGGATGAGGACAAGATGCCGCGGTGTACGAAGGCCCGGCCGCCCGCTGGCGGCGCGGGCACGGACGTGCCCAAATTCACCTTCGAGTCCAAGCTGGAGACGGAGAACGTGAGTAGTGCCCGGCCCAGCGGCCGTATTTCCCAGAATCCCTTGCTGCGGTTCTGTATGAGACATGAGGGAGACTCTCCAGTactggagggctgcagtattttttttttcaattctaagtcagtgttctagaatccCTTCAGTTACCAGTAACGACCGTTACATCAGCAATTAGAGTGTTCTGTCGCAACATTCTAATTGCATATTTACGATCTTACACCTGAAATGGTTAAGCCATTGATCAACTGTAaaattaaaactaaaactaGCAGCCACTGTCACCCGCCAGGCCTGGGGTAAACCAATCAGAAGGCCTGATGATTTATGACCACAAAAAGCTTATTGTGCTTTTCGAGTGATTGACAGCACATTGCATGAATTGATTTTGTAACTAGAAACTGACTCTTGGTGAGGCTTTTCTTGGCCTTGGGGTCTGACTTGAGTGACCTAAAGGCTGAGGTGCCCATTCTCATCTCGTTTGTGTTTTCCCTTTGCAGGGCCCATGCAGGAGGGAGTTGGAGAGTGTGCTGAAGAGCTTGAAACTCAGGAACATCGTGTACCCCCAGGCATTACACATTCCCAACTGCGACAAGAAAGGATTCTACAAGAAAAAGCAGGTAAGGGAACTCCCCGGGCTCCTAACGCTGAATGAGTGGGCACCAGTGCTACTGGCATCACAATCTCTGAATCACCTGGCCATGTTTTATACAGCAAAGACTTGCACTCACATGCCATTGACCGATAACACCGTTCAATTAACTGTAGACTAAAAACAAGCACATGGCTAATGCTAGATTGTGCTTCTGTAAGAGTTCTGTGATAAGAAATGCGATGGAATTGTCTGCTAAAATATAACTTTGTCTGTTGCCATTACAAATGTGGaggatattttattgttttgttttatttttgggatTGACATTGTCCCAGATGTTATAAAGGATACAGTACCTGCCTAATGAGagctgtccatggtgctgaatGCACTACAGTAGCACTCAGTTACACcccagggccctgttccacaaagcaggattactgcacaAATTCATAGTATTaataaggagcaagcctgcttttgaataataaatagtgtGTGAAATTGTGCAATGTGCTttacttgttgatgggggttggatGCTTGATGAAAACGTCAATctatggacctcaatgaatatattaatatacaagatgttatgattgttattattgtacttattttttacgagcttctcgacctgttgctatctgaggaggGCACAATAATATGTATCCCTGTATCCACTCAAACTCagttttcagtgagaaaaaaatcttccacttcctctgtgtttgagcttctgtaactttgttttagtaatatcatggattatgcctgtagtcaaaaggattcaagaatagtaatcaatttaattttgggtatgtcattttcaagcttgtgttaagaaaaggggtgacaCGTAATGGGTTAAAGAGGATGGGATTTGtttgacctctctctccctcccggcGCAGTGTCGTCCATCCAGAGGGCGGCAGAGGGGCTTCTGCTGGTGCGTGGATAAGAACGGACAGCCCCTGCCCGTCATGGAGGGGACGGAGAGGGGCGACGGCCAGTGCTACAGTCCCGAAAACCTGTGAGTCACGAGGGCGGGGCCTACGAACGCGCCGCGTCAGAGGAGTGCCTCAGCCGACCCCgaagcccctcccctccagagcctgagctgtgattggttccCTGAGCTGGGCTCGCTCAGAACTCTttagccccccctccccccccccccaatcagccaatcgtgtctCTCGCCGGAAGAGGAGGAGCCTCGGCGTGCGGTCTGCAGCTGGACGTGCCCGCTGGTCACGGAGCGGCCATTTTCTAGACCGTTCtttagagaaagggagaggggagagaagacGAAATGGAGGGGAGGTCAGCAAGAAGGAGGAACTTTCAGCTCATGTTTTGGTGAGAACTGCACTCCGTAACTGACGCAGCCCTGATGTCCAACATTGACCTCTGTGAACGATGCACGCACTTTTACCCCCCAGCAAGTGGACCTGTCACAAATGTGCTTCTCTCTGcactgttgtatgtgtgtgtgtgtgtgtgtgtgtgcgtgcgtgtgtgacgACAAACAGTGCCGAACAATAGATGCCTTTGGGCTGTGACCCAGTAAAGTGTTGATATGTGGGGGTACGCGGAAAGAATCTGTGCCACCTGGACTCGGCTTGTTTTCACTGGCTTTCACCCCAGCTATTCTCAGGGTCCGTGCCAAAGGCTCATGGGAAGGGGGATGACCGATGACATTTCCGCTTCGCTGCCTCAGCGCTTCTTGGCGGGATCCGCTGACACGCACACGCGTGCCTTCGCTGACCGCTGGGGCCAGCTGTCCGTCAGAGGAGGCCACGCCCTCCATCGACCGCCCTCAGGCAGGAGAGCAGCTTGAAAGAGCAGTCACGGACGGTGCGTCTGCAATAAAGCACTCGCACATGCCTCACTGCAAGGGTTACATACCAGCGCTTCTGCATTAGCAACGGCTACAgataaacagttaaacagagaaacaaacagagggagacggacagagagagatagagggacaATGTGAGAGCCTTGAGGCTCTTCCACACCATGAACAATGACTATAATGATAtcattatcatttaaaaattgttttttacTCAAGTGGATGGCAGAGTCCAAACCACAACTATAATGACAATGATGGTGACGAACGATAtcattgggatcactttcagacaTTTTTTCCAGTTGCATGAACAATAGAAACAttgtcagccaatcaaaatccatctgaAGGcctcacattcaaaatggctatTTACAGAAGGGTATCGTTCATCAGTGGGGACGCTGACATCGTTATCGTTTATAATTATAGTTTTTGGTGTGGACGGGCTTTTAGAGTGAGATATCTCCCATTGTCACCAGTGACACTGCAATTGTGGTATCTGGTTAGCCAGGTACTGACCCCAACACCTCTCACCCAATCGAGCCTCACCgtgaccacttcctgttagaGTCCACAGGCTGCCTCTCTGCAGTCATACGTGGTGTTTTTTACAAACAGACGTTTACCCAGATACTTGAGTGAGAATACAACCTAGGCTGGAAAATACACGGTGACCtttgtgtcttgtctttgcaTACCTTCTTTATAATATGAATGTTAACAAACAAGTGCCTTATTGGCTGCATCTTACAGTCTGTAGAAGCATGCATTCACCACAGCCAATCCTGGCTCAGTATACTTAAAACTGCCTTTTTGTGGAATGACTTGAACTACGCCAGTCTGGAGAGCTTTCCCAACAGCATTGCTGTATGTCCATGATTCTAAGCTTGCTGTAAATATGACAGATGTATATCTGCTGCTCATTTTTTGTGTATCCTTTGGATATTTAGCTCTTCTTTtactttgtcatttttttctgttgctttgtattttttgttttatcagcCATCTGTGCAAGTGAAATAAGCTTTAACTATGAAACGTAAGCTGAGTTACACTGTGCTGAATCAGTCCATACTATACTGTGAGTCATTGGCTACTTTGCTGCACTGATAACGCATTGCATGATGCTGAGACTGTAATCACTACCACAGATTTAATCATTCAAGTGTCTGCAACTTTATCGAGTGACGTGTGGGGAACGGAGACACAAGAAACAATGGGTGGGCCTACCATGTCAGTGACACACAGATTTGAACCAACCACTGAGAGTTTCTGCAGAGACACAgggttttgattggttcaaacaCGTTGTTGATTGACAGCTCGTTGTAGCTCCACCTATTATTCTTTCTCCAATCACCTGTAGCCTGTCTGCCCCGGACCTGTGACATCACGGAGCCAGTGGACCTTGTTAGGGGCATCCCagaaccatttttttttgttacattgattgtatttattgtctctttttataaaataaatatttacaaaatgtatgtCAACAGTTGTATGTTTATAATGTTTACTCAAATGACTtttgagagagtgagactgagagaggaagagaaaaaatggaaattactacataaaataaattgtaaatcaGTAGATGCTCATACTAATGTCTGTTCACATAGCCTTTGACCCAGAAGAAAAGGCAGGATCTCACATAGATTACATGATTTATTAAAGATAGTTTGGATGTCACAAAATGGATCCAAAGAGATAACCAAGAAGTTCATTTGGAACACAAGTCATAGCAGCAGtttttatatatacaaaaaatTTGATCTGAAGACAATATTTAACTATATTTAGCAGCAGAACTGACCGCACTGTAACTGAAGAGGAATATGTTCTTGACTGATTAATCTCTAAAATATTATAAACAAATGGAAATTACATACGGTAAGCATATGTGAAGAAACTCTTGAAGGGGCACTTTATAGAGGTCTGAAAAATTAAGTACATTCTATCTACATGACAGAGGTAGACAATAATACCCTTTCAAAAGTGTTTCACAGCTCTAGCCTTAAAATCATGTTTTCATGAATGAAAAAAGGCtcaatttttttcaacattgatATGAAATCGGGCCATCACTGAACTCAACAAAAAGCTTGGTGAGGTAGGTTTAATGATGGAAGTTCATTggcaataaaatacttttttaaattacaaatacctaATGCaatttacataaatacataaaataaataagtatatgAGATGTAAGTAAAGTGAAATTCATTTTATATTCAGAAAGTAATTTTCTCTAGAATCAGTGTACGTGTGGCGTGAAGTGTGTTAAATAAATAGAGGTacgttttcaataaataatggaGGTTTGAGTGTTAACTGGTGTAGCGACACAAGAGGGCGCTAGTGGGTTAGCTCCTGCTGGCAGCCAGAGTCTGCGAGAAGGCCAGTGGAACCCGggatcatctttccattccagGAGGACACGCACCAACACTTCCCAGGCTCTCCCGCTAAAGATGTCTCACACtgcgggtgagagagagagagagagagagagagagagaggggggggggggtcagtgagtgagggagatagagtttgtgtttgtggataCGAGGGGCATGTTTTTGAAGCATGTATTATAAGAGCTCGTTTAAACGGAGCGCACCTGCTTGGATTTGTAGAAGCCGTGCTTGTCGCAGTTGGGAAGGTAGAAGGTGGTGAACTTCTCCCCTAACGTCTGCTGGGACGAGGCGATCCTCTCCAGGGCCTGCTGTAACTCCACGTGACAGGGGCCCTGTGACGCAGTTGATAAACAGCACACATTACATGAAGCGATTCA encodes the following:
- the LOC133137553 gene encoding insulin-like growth factor-binding protein 3 yields the protein MMSSLRLLCLIAQLSVTQLAEAGPVVMCEPCDVASVSQCTPVPSDCAEKVREPGCGCCMTCALREGQSCGIYTNRCGTGLTCQGRPAETRPLLALLEGRGICSRSTSGNGTSMPARGEDNTTDEDVSSRGGVTAPKAEGDEDKMPRCTKARPPAGGAGTDVPKFTFESKLETENGPCRRELESVLKSLKLRNIVYPQALHIPNCDKKGFYKKKQCRPSRGRQRGFCWCVDKNGQPLPVMEGTERGDGQCYSPENL